The following proteins are co-located in the Desulfonatronum thiodismutans genome:
- the dsrM gene encoding sulfate reduction electron transfer complex DsrMKJOP subunit DsrM, with translation MAVWYSLLLVLGMSLFVYLGAGLLGLQAIFGIVIPYAAILVFLIGFTMRVLGWAKSPVPFRIPTTAGQQKSLDWIKPSTVDSPYTTWGVVGRMAMEILLFRSLFRNTKAEITEGKLAYGSNKWLWLGGILFHYTFLTIVIRHLRFFTEPVPYFVQALESIDGMLQIGSPVIYQTDVILVAALLFLLVRRLASPQLRYISLPADYFPLFLILGIALSGIMMRYFAIFKVDLMSVKVLAMGLATFNPTVPEGIGVMFYIHLFLFSMLLAYFPFSKLMHLGGVFLSPTRNLPNDSRMVRHVNPWNAPVKVHSYEHYEDDFREKMIEADLPVEKQA, from the coding sequence ATGGCAGTGTGGTATTCTTTGTTACTCGTCTTGGGAATGTCCCTTTTTGTCTACCTGGGAGCCGGATTGCTCGGTTTGCAGGCCATTTTCGGCATCGTCATCCCGTATGCGGCGATCCTGGTCTTTTTGATCGGATTCACCATGCGGGTGTTGGGTTGGGCCAAGTCGCCGGTGCCGTTCCGGATTCCCACCACCGCCGGACAACAGAAAAGCCTGGACTGGATCAAGCCGTCCACGGTTGACAGCCCCTATACCACCTGGGGCGTCGTGGGCAGGATGGCCATGGAAATCCTGCTGTTTCGATCCTTGTTTCGCAACACCAAGGCCGAAATCACCGAGGGCAAGCTGGCCTACGGGTCCAACAAGTGGCTCTGGCTGGGCGGCATTCTTTTTCACTACACCTTTCTGACCATCGTGATCCGGCACCTGCGCTTCTTCACGGAGCCCGTGCCGTATTTCGTGCAGGCTCTGGAGAGCATTGACGGCATGTTGCAGATCGGCTCCCCGGTGATTTACCAGACCGACGTCATCTTGGTCGCGGCCCTGCTGTTCCTGCTGGTTCGGCGACTGGCAAGCCCGCAGTTGCGCTACATTTCCCTGCCCGCCGACTATTTCCCGCTGTTCCTGATCCTGGGGATTGCTCTTTCCGGCATCATGATGCGCTACTTCGCCATCTTTAAGGTCGACCTGATGAGCGTGAAGGTTCTGGCCATGGGCTTGGCCACCTTCAACCCCACGGTTCCGGAAGGAATCGGCGTAATGTTCTACATCCACCTTTTTCTGTTCAGCATGTTGCTGGCCTATTTCCCGTTCAGCAAGCTGATGCACTTGGGCGGCGTATTTCTCAGCCCGACCCGCAACCTGCCCAACGACAGCCGGATGGTTCGCCACGTCAACCCCTGGAACGCCCCTGTGAAGGTTCATAGCTACGAACATTACGAGGATGATTTCCGGGAAAAGATGATCGAGGCCGACCTTCCCGTGGAAAAGCAGGCTTAA
- a CDS encoding tetratricopeptide repeat protein: MNASSNTDDFIKEKKDQLAQNADCGNSHYNLGVAYLSQRKWKEAEEEFFAAVESSPTLAEAYVQLGGIRMYQNDLEGCLYFNQKAVKVRPKFPVPYGNIGFVHLQQGEPEKALEPLLQALSLQPKFVQAHTTLASAYYALGDLEKCIDHCARAIKIEPRFAPAYNNLALCYYDQGKFDLALENMDKALEYGFEVVPDFRARLEEHRS; the protein is encoded by the coding sequence ATGAACGCATCCTCGAATACCGACGATTTTATCAAGGAAAAGAAAGACCAGCTTGCTCAGAACGCCGATTGCGGCAATTCGCACTACAATCTGGGAGTTGCCTACCTCTCCCAACGCAAATGGAAGGAAGCTGAGGAAGAATTCTTTGCTGCCGTGGAGTCCTCGCCCACGTTGGCCGAGGCGTATGTGCAACTGGGCGGTATCCGGATGTATCAAAACGACCTGGAGGGCTGCCTTTACTTCAATCAAAAAGCCGTAAAAGTGCGTCCCAAGTTCCCGGTTCCTTACGGCAATATCGGTTTCGTGCATCTCCAGCAGGGTGAACCGGAAAAAGCGTTGGAGCCGCTGCTGCAGGCCCTTTCGCTCCAACCAAAATTCGTCCAGGCGCATACGACCCTGGCCAGTGCGTATTATGCCTTGGGTGACCTGGAAAAATGTATCGACCATTGCGCTCGGGCGATCAAGATCGAGCCGCGCTTCGCTCCGGCCTACAACAATCTCGCGCTGTGCTATTACGACCAGGGCAAGTTCGACCTGGCCCTGGAGAACATGGACAAGGCCCTGGAGTATGGTTTCGAGGTGGTACCGGATTTTCGCGCACGGCTCGAAGAGCATCGATCTTGA
- a CDS encoding RsbRD N-terminal domain-containing protein has translation MTNDIIELLKENRSMLVERWTASTLQTYPSESARFYSKEKDQFLNPVGHAMGKGLSEIFDAMLAGLDVQQIRPMLDSMVRIRAVQGFAPSNSLAFLLFIKKIIRDELGAEIQSKGLDKQLTTFEERVDGVLLVAFDVYAQCRQTLSDIKNSEFINRHTQLLKRANLMSEETRLS, from the coding sequence ATGACTAACGACATCATTGAACTTCTCAAGGAAAATCGAAGCATGCTGGTTGAACGCTGGACTGCTTCGACCCTGCAAACCTATCCTTCCGAAAGCGCCCGCTTCTACTCTAAGGAAAAAGATCAGTTTCTCAATCCCGTGGGCCATGCCATGGGCAAGGGGCTGTCCGAGATTTTCGACGCCATGCTGGCCGGACTGGATGTTCAACAGATTCGGCCGATGTTGGACAGCATGGTTCGCATCCGGGCCGTTCAGGGGTTCGCCCCCTCCAACTCACTGGCCTTTCTGTTGTTCATCAAGAAGATAATCCGCGATGAACTGGGTGCGGAGATTCAATCCAAAGGCCTGGATAAGCAGCTCACGACCTTTGAAGAACGGGTCGACGGGGTTTTGCTGGTGGCCTTCGACGTCTACGCCCAGTGCCGACAGACGTTGTCCGACATCAAAAACAGCGAGTTCATCAACCGGCACACTCAGCTTTTGAAGCGGGCCAACCTGATGAGTGAGGAAACCCGTCTTTCCTGA
- a CDS encoding ferredoxin, protein MGWKITVDVDKCTGDGECVDVCPVEVYELQDGKAVAVNEEECLGCESCIEVCETNALTVEEV, encoded by the coding sequence ATGGGTTGGAAGATTACTGTTGATGTCGACAAGTGTACGGGCGACGGCGAGTGCGTCGATGTTTGCCCTGTTGAAGTCTATGAACTTCAGGACGGAAAGGCCGTTGCCGTGAACGAGGAAGAGTGTCTGGGCTGTGAATCGTGCATTGAGGTCTGTGAAACCAACGCCCTCACGGTCGAGGAAGTCTAG
- the dsrK gene encoding sulfate reduction electron transfer complex DsrMKJOP subunit DsrK — translation MSQAPKPEELLRVSHIPPKKDWMDPRVDLVPGTWGYPGKASSLETLGLPNPRDWNPTDEDWKLPPNWKEIIHEGLKERLEKYRSLKVFMDICVRCGACADKCHFFIGSGDPKNMPVLRAELLRSIYRKDFTTVGRILGAFAGGRELTEDVIKEWFYYFHQCTECRRCSLYCPYGIDTAEITIVVRELLNLIGVNIDWILGAAANCYRTGNHLGLEPHTFKGNIDFLVDDIEEYVGIRLNPTFNRKGAEILFIAPSGDVFADPGIFTYMGYLMLFEHIGLDYTISTYASEGGNFGLFTSQETMKRLNSKMYAEAKRLGVKWILGGECGHMWRVLHQYMDTMNGPADFLEVPKSPLTGTVFDNAKSTKMIHIVEFMADLIHHGKLKLNPKRNDYLRTTWHDSCNVSRGMGMFEEPRYVLKSVCNNFFEMPENTIREQTFCCGGGTGLNAGEFEYLRMMGGMPRAFAVKHVQEKHDVNRLVNVCALDRAILPPLMDYWAPEVSVSGLTELVANALIMEGEHDRPTDLRGEDIPGLEGDE, via the coding sequence ATGTCACAAGCGCCAAAGCCAGAAGAATTGCTCCGGGTATCGCATATTCCCCCCAAGAAAGATTGGATGGATCCCCGGGTGGACCTCGTTCCCGGAACATGGGGGTACCCCGGGAAGGCGAGCAGCCTGGAAACCCTCGGGCTGCCGAACCCTCGGGATTGGAACCCCACGGATGAGGACTGGAAGCTGCCTCCCAACTGGAAGGAGATCATCCACGAAGGTCTCAAGGAGCGTCTGGAAAAGTATCGCTCTCTGAAAGTGTTTATGGACATCTGTGTCCGTTGCGGGGCCTGCGCGGACAAATGCCACTTTTTCATCGGCAGCGGAGACCCCAAGAACATGCCCGTGTTGCGGGCCGAACTGCTCCGATCCATCTACCGCAAGGATTTCACCACCGTGGGGCGCATTTTGGGCGCGTTCGCCGGCGGGCGCGAGCTGACCGAGGACGTGATCAAGGAGTGGTTCTACTACTTTCACCAGTGTACGGAGTGTCGGCGCTGTTCGCTTTACTGTCCGTACGGAATCGACACCGCGGAGATCACCATCGTCGTTCGGGAGCTCTTGAACCTGATCGGCGTGAACATCGATTGGATCCTTGGAGCGGCGGCCAACTGCTACCGCACCGGAAACCACCTGGGGCTGGAGCCGCATACCTTCAAAGGCAACATCGACTTCCTGGTGGACGACATCGAGGAATACGTCGGCATTCGCCTGAACCCCACATTCAACCGCAAGGGCGCGGAAATTTTGTTCATCGCTCCTTCCGGCGACGTCTTCGCCGATCCCGGCATTTTCACCTACATGGGCTACCTGATGCTCTTTGAGCACATCGGTCTGGACTATACCATCAGTACCTACGCTTCCGAAGGCGGCAACTTCGGGCTGTTCACCAGCCAGGAGACGATGAAGCGGCTCAACTCCAAGATGTATGCCGAGGCCAAACGACTGGGCGTGAAATGGATTCTGGGCGGCGAGTGCGGGCATATGTGGCGCGTGCTGCACCAGTACATGGACACCATGAACGGGCCGGCGGACTTTCTGGAAGTCCCCAAGTCGCCCCTCACCGGAACCGTGTTCGATAACGCCAAGTCAACGAAGATGATCCACATCGTGGAGTTCATGGCCGACCTGATCCACCACGGCAAGCTCAAGCTGAATCCAAAACGTAACGACTACTTGCGGACTACGTGGCACGACTCCTGTAACGTGTCCCGCGGCATGGGCATGTTCGAGGAACCGCGCTATGTGCTCAAGAGCGTGTGCAACAACTTCTTTGAAATGCCGGAGAACACCATTCGCGAGCAGACTTTCTGTTGCGGCGGCGGCACCGGCTTGAACGCCGGGGAGTTCGAATACCTGCGGATGATGGGCGGCATGCCCCGGGCGTTCGCGGTCAAGCATGTGCAGGAAAAGCATGACGTGAACCGCTTGGTGAACGTCTGCGCGCTGGACCGGGCCATTCTGCCTCCGCTGATGGATTATTGGGCGCCCGAGGTTTCCGTTTCTGGGTTGACGGAACTGGTGGCCAATGCGTTGATCATGGAAGGGGAGCACGATCGGCCCACCGATCTGCGCGGCGAGGACATTCCAGGCTTGGAGGGGGATGAATAA
- the cobT gene encoding nicotinate-nucleotide--dimethylbenzimidazole phosphoribosyltransferase: MNQSAANKLQDCVQAVTPLDRATTSAIQARLDDLTKPQGSLGRLEELALQLALISRNAGRGPSPKVDPARIYTCAADHGVAAQGVSKFPSEVTAQMVRNFLHGGAAVNVLTRSAGVELRVVDVGVAHDDFTTDVPDSAMLLRHKVKPGTADFSVGPAMSEAECAEAVAVGISLAEQAAEEGVLAVGTGEMGIANTTAATALYCAYLGCAPERITGPGTGLSAQEVRHKAEVIARALSVNSNALPPAPPLRTLAALGGLEIACLTGLILGCARRKLAIVVDGFISTAAYVAAWKIQPHVADYAFFAHGSAEPGHRIILDQLQARPILDLGMRLGEGTGAALAIPVLRAAAAMLNEMASFSDAGVCSAT; the protein is encoded by the coding sequence ATGAACCAGTCCGCTGCCAATAAGCTCCAGGACTGCGTCCAAGCCGTCACTCCCCTGGACCGCGCAACGACATCCGCCATCCAGGCCCGGCTGGACGACCTGACCAAGCCCCAGGGCAGCCTGGGCCGGTTGGAGGAACTGGCCCTGCAACTGGCTCTGATCAGCCGAAACGCCGGTCGCGGCCCAAGCCCCAAGGTCGACCCGGCCCGCATCTACACCTGCGCCGCGGATCACGGCGTCGCGGCCCAGGGCGTCAGTAAATTTCCCTCGGAGGTCACGGCCCAGATGGTCCGCAACTTCCTTCACGGAGGAGCGGCCGTGAACGTCTTGACCCGCTCAGCCGGAGTGGAACTACGGGTCGTGGACGTGGGCGTGGCCCACGACGACTTCACCACCGATGTTCCGGACTCCGCCATGCTGCTGCGCCACAAGGTCAAGCCCGGAACCGCGGATTTCAGCGTGGGACCGGCCATGTCCGAAGCGGAATGCGCCGAGGCGGTTGCCGTGGGTATCTCCCTGGCCGAGCAAGCCGCCGAAGAAGGGGTGCTTGCCGTGGGTACCGGCGAGATGGGCATTGCCAACACCACCGCGGCCACGGCCCTCTACTGCGCCTACCTGGGGTGCGCGCCGGAACGGATCACCGGGCCGGGCACCGGCTTGTCGGCGCAAGAAGTCCGTCACAAGGCCGAAGTCATCGCCCGGGCCCTGTCCGTCAACAGCAACGCCCTGCCCCCCGCACCTCCCTTGCGTACCCTGGCAGCCCTGGGCGGCCTGGAAATCGCCTGCCTTACCGGTCTGATCCTGGGTTGCGCCCGGCGCAAGCTGGCCATCGTGGTGGACGGCTTCATCTCCACGGCGGCCTACGTCGCGGCCTGGAAAATCCAGCCCCATGTGGCGGACTATGCCTTTTTCGCCCACGGCTCGGCCGAACCCGGCCACCGCATCATCCTGGACCAGCTCCAAGCCCGCCCGATCCTGGATTTGGGCATGCGTCTTGGCGAGGGCACCGGAGCCGCCCTGGCCATCCCCGTGCTCCGCGCCGCGGCGGCCATGCTCAACGAGATGGCCAGCTTCTCGGACGCCGGGGTCTGCTCCGCGACGTAG
- the dsrJ gene encoding sulfate reduction electron transfer complex DsrMKJOP subunit DsrJ encodes MYNAGKIIPGLVIFLGLVTFPFWSNLGRAAFEAPELVLPETEEECVESGDWMRANHMILLDDWRDLAVRDNMRLYTSETGKRFDMSLTKTCLSSQCHANKDTFCDRCHDALAIAPHCWDCHVVPSMGEE; translated from the coding sequence ATGTACAACGCCGGTAAAATCATACCTGGACTGGTTATTTTTCTTGGGCTGGTGACGTTTCCGTTTTGGTCGAACCTCGGCAGGGCGGCCTTCGAAGCACCGGAACTGGTCTTGCCTGAGACTGAGGAAGAATGCGTCGAGTCCGGAGACTGGATGCGCGCCAACCATATGATCCTGCTGGACGATTGGCGGGATTTGGCGGTTCGGGACAATATGCGCCTGTATACCAGTGAAACGGGAAAGCGCTTCGACATGAGCCTGACCAAAACCTGTCTGTCGAGCCAGTGCCATGCCAACAAGGACACGTTCTGCGACCGATGTCACGATGCTTTGGCCATCGCCCCGCACTGCTGGGATTGCCACGTCGTACCGTCAATGGGGGAGGAATAA
- a CDS encoding DVU0298 family protein, translated as MAYFKSMKQDFSAFLLQDDWRERLGHYFDLPPRKTLGPLFSLLLAPEPLLKWRAVSAFGEIVARLAEQDLESARVVMRRLMWNLNEESGAIGWGAPESMGESLARCPRLAVEFNRILISYAQEPTSGDGNYLDHEPLRRGVYWGMARLAEKQPDLVQQGRSTFLELLKDEDAEKRALGLWGLCSMGAGYETASAVRSLIEDKSVVVLYRDDQLREYLVSDLAREALAKIVA; from the coding sequence GTGGCGTATTTCAAATCCATGAAGCAGGATTTTTCAGCTTTCCTGCTTCAAGACGATTGGCGAGAGCGATTAGGGCACTACTTCGATTTGCCGCCCCGTAAGACTTTGGGGCCGCTTTTTTCCCTGCTGTTGGCTCCGGAACCGCTCTTGAAGTGGCGGGCTGTTTCAGCCTTTGGGGAGATCGTCGCCAGGCTGGCGGAGCAGGACCTGGAATCAGCGCGGGTGGTCATGCGCCGGTTGATGTGGAATTTGAATGAAGAATCCGGGGCCATTGGCTGGGGAGCCCCGGAATCCATGGGAGAGAGCCTGGCACGGTGTCCAAGGCTGGCCGTGGAATTCAATCGGATTCTGATTTCCTACGCCCAGGAACCCACGTCCGGTGACGGCAACTACCTCGACCATGAGCCGTTGCGGCGCGGGGTCTACTGGGGCATGGCCAGATTGGCCGAAAAGCAGCCGGATTTGGTTCAGCAGGGCCGCTCGACGTTTCTTGAGCTGTTGAAGGATGAAGACGCGGAAAAACGGGCTCTGGGCCTTTGGGGGCTGTGTTCGATGGGAGCCGGGTATGAGACCGCGTCCGCGGTGCGATCCTTGATTGAAGACAAAAGCGTCGTCGTGCTGTACCGCGACGATCAGTTGCGGGAGTATCTCGTCAGCGACCTTGCACGGGAAGCCTTGGCCAAGATTGTGGCCTGA
- a CDS encoding ATP-dependent 6-phosphofructokinase, translated as MSDTQVSIHTEDDISTAIPDLGPAKVRSRMECALFINEDQRVQLFVTNEEGETGTNGVKTYDFEPAGPRANLYFDPPKTKCAIVTCGGLCPGINDVIRALVMTAHHSYGVSSTLGIRYGLQGFIPSYGHNLEELTPDKVASIHEFGGTILSSSRGPQSPEEIVDALERMNVNILFLIGGDGTMQATLVIQEEVAKRGLKLAVIGIPKTIDNDINFVPRSFGFDTAVEKATESIRCAHTEALGAPNGIGMVKLMGRESGFIAAQATLALKDVNFVLVPEDSFEIHGPNGFLQALDDRIRHRGHAVVVVAEGAGQDLLAASSQTDASGNPVLRDICGLLRREIDTYFKSKDMEYTLKFIDPSYIIRSVPANANDRVYCGFLGQNAVHAAMAGKTGMVVSKLHGYFIHLPLSLVAGKRKKINTVSNYWQAVLQSTGQPVHMKTPPADYPQGATCKLDFQS; from the coding sequence ATGAGCGACACGCAAGTAAGCATACATACGGAAGACGACATTTCCACCGCCATTCCCGACCTTGGTCCGGCCAAGGTCCGCTCCCGCATGGAGTGCGCCCTATTCATTAATGAAGACCAGCGGGTTCAGCTTTTCGTGACAAACGAAGAGGGCGAAACCGGTACCAACGGCGTGAAGACCTACGATTTCGAGCCCGCCGGGCCTCGGGCCAACCTGTACTTCGATCCTCCGAAGACCAAATGCGCCATCGTGACTTGCGGCGGCCTTTGTCCTGGCATCAACGACGTCATTCGCGCCCTGGTCATGACAGCCCACCACAGCTACGGCGTGTCCTCCACCCTGGGTATTCGCTACGGATTGCAGGGCTTCATCCCCTCCTACGGACACAATTTGGAGGAACTCACTCCGGACAAGGTTGCAAGCATTCACGAGTTCGGAGGAACGATCCTCTCTTCCTCACGTGGTCCACAGTCACCTGAGGAAATCGTGGACGCCCTGGAACGGATGAACGTCAACATTCTATTCCTGATCGGCGGCGACGGAACCATGCAGGCCACCCTTGTAATCCAGGAGGAAGTTGCCAAGCGCGGGCTGAAGCTGGCCGTAATCGGTATTCCCAAGACCATTGACAACGACATTAACTTCGTCCCCCGCTCCTTTGGCTTTGACACCGCCGTGGAAAAGGCCACGGAGTCCATCCGCTGCGCTCATACCGAAGCCTTGGGCGCGCCCAACGGCATCGGCATGGTCAAGCTCATGGGCCGGGAGTCCGGATTCATCGCGGCCCAGGCCACACTGGCCCTGAAAGACGTCAACTTCGTGCTGGTCCCGGAAGATTCCTTTGAGATCCACGGCCCCAATGGTTTTTTGCAGGCCCTGGACGACCGCATCCGCCATCGCGGACACGCCGTGGTGGTGGTGGCCGAAGGGGCGGGACAGGACCTCCTGGCTGCTTCCAGCCAGACCGACGCCTCGGGCAATCCGGTCTTGCGTGACATCTGCGGCCTGTTACGACGGGAAATCGATACCTACTTCAAATCCAAGGACATGGAGTACACCCTGAAGTTCATTGATCCCAGCTACATTATCCGCTCGGTCCCGGCCAACGCCAACGACCGGGTGTACTGCGGGTTCCTGGGCCAGAACGCCGTGCATGCGGCCATGGCCGGCAAAACCGGGATGGTGGTCAGCAAATTGCACGGCTATTTCATCCATCTGCCGCTCAGCCTGGTTGCCGGAAAGCGCAAGAAGATCAACACGGTCAGCAACTATTGGCAGGCCGTGCTCCAATCCACCGGCCAACCGGTGCACATGAAAACGCCCCCGGCGGATTACCCCCAGGGAGCGACCTGCAAACTGGACTTCCAGTCATGA
- the dsrO gene encoding sulfate reduction electron transfer complex DsrMKJOP subunit DsrO, whose protein sequence is MAINRRTFLKAAGLTTLAGVAGHAAMELLAPGALEASGPSKVGEYPEALTAKRWAMLIDTEKFTTAQVYQKCIDACHVLHNVPHIPGDQEIKWLWTDSFKHAFPDQQHALVPDRVKNQPFMVLCNHCDNPPCVRVCPTKATFKRDDGIVMMDMHRCIGCRYCMAGCPYGARSFNFWDPRPFIENIDPYYPTRMKGVVEKCTFCEDRLAKGQLPACVEASEGALIFGDLANEDSEVRRVLRERYSLRRKPSLGTNPHVFYLI, encoded by the coding sequence ATGGCCATAAATCGAAGAACCTTTCTGAAGGCCGCCGGACTGACGACTCTGGCCGGAGTGGCCGGACACGCGGCGATGGAGCTGTTGGCCCCGGGCGCGCTGGAAGCTTCTGGGCCTTCGAAGGTCGGAGAGTATCCTGAAGCCCTGACCGCCAAGCGCTGGGCCATGCTCATCGATACGGAGAAGTTCACCACGGCCCAGGTGTACCAGAAGTGCATCGATGCCTGTCATGTTCTGCACAACGTGCCGCACATCCCCGGAGACCAGGAAATCAAGTGGTTGTGGACCGACAGTTTCAAGCACGCCTTCCCGGACCAGCAGCACGCTTTGGTTCCGGACAGGGTCAAGAATCAGCCCTTTATGGTGCTGTGCAACCACTGCGACAATCCGCCCTGCGTGCGGGTCTGTCCGACCAAGGCCACGTTCAAGCGCGACGACGGCATTGTGATGATGGACATGCACCGCTGCATCGGTTGCCGGTACTGCATGGCCGGCTGTCCCTACGGCGCGAGGAGCTTCAACTTCTGGGATCCGCGGCCGTTCATCGAAAACATCGATCCCTACTACCCCACCCGGATGAAGGGCGTCGTGGAGAAGTGCACGTTCTGTGAAGACCGGTTGGCCAAAGGGCAGCTTCCAGCCTGCGTCGAGGCCTCGGAAGGAGCGCTGATTTTCGGCGACCTGGCCAATGAGGACTCCGAAGTGCGTCGGGTGTTGCGGGAGCGGTACAGCCTGCGTCGCAAGCCTTCCCTGGGGACCAACCCCCACGTCTTCTATCTGATATGA
- a CDS encoding YkgJ family cysteine cluster protein, translating into MSLDFSPFFSKYEKLLADVDKVFETVKDQHADCVTCTTGCSDCCHAVFDLPLIEALYLNHHFHGVLPKEVKDQILAKADQADRAAYKLKFQAHKRQRSGEETDVILEDMARKRVRCPLLNAQDRCDLYAYRPITCRLYGIPQEVAGKARTCALSKFSPGAPYPTVHVDKIHRALAALSMELVASLNTKYNQMADMLVPPSMALLTVYDDEYLGLQTSSGCSSGGCSSGSCSSGDSSVSGIPVSGTLPGGCGPVKKDGCTCGPNECDPGSCEPCRK; encoded by the coding sequence ATGTCACTGGATTTTTCACCATTTTTTTCGAAATACGAAAAACTGTTAGCTGATGTGGACAAGGTTTTCGAGACGGTCAAGGATCAACACGCGGACTGCGTGACCTGCACGACGGGATGCAGTGACTGTTGTCATGCGGTTTTCGATTTGCCCTTAATTGAAGCCTTATACTTGAATCACCATTTTCACGGTGTGCTGCCTAAGGAAGTCAAGGACCAGATTTTGGCCAAAGCCGACCAAGCGGATCGCGCGGCATATAAATTGAAATTTCAGGCTCACAAAAGGCAACGTTCCGGCGAGGAAACCGACGTCATCCTGGAAGATATGGCTCGCAAGCGGGTCCGGTGTCCGTTGCTTAACGCGCAGGATCGTTGCGACCTTTACGCATATCGGCCCATTACCTGTCGGCTGTACGGCATTCCACAGGAAGTCGCCGGCAAGGCTAGGACCTGCGCGCTTTCCAAGTTTTCACCCGGCGCTCCGTACCCTACGGTCCATGTGGACAAGATCCATCGTGCATTGGCCGCTCTGAGCATGGAGTTGGTTGCCTCGCTGAATACAAAGTACAATCAGATGGCCGACATGCTCGTCCCTCCGTCCATGGCCCTGCTCACGGTATACGACGATGAGTATTTGGGGCTGCAGACGTCCTCCGGGTGTTCTTCTGGCGGCTGCTCATCCGGCTCCTGCTCTTCTGGTGACAGTTCGGTATCCGGCATTCCAGTTTCCGGAACTTTGCCTGGTGGATGCGGTCCGGTCAAAAAGGACGGCTGTACCTGCGGTCCGAACGAATGTGATCCCGGGAGCTGCGAGCCATGTCGGAAATAG
- the dsrP gene encoding sulfate reduction electron transfer complex DsrMKJOP subunit DsrP gives MLEKALQGNKAYWGWIATLLVVIGIGFGFYVYQLQQGLGVTGLNRDVSWGLYIGQLTYMVGIAASAVMLVLPYYLHDHKAFGKLVIFGEFLAVSAVVVCLLFVVVDLGQPQRLMNVILYPTPNSVLFWDMVVLNGYLFLNIIIGWSVLHAVKKGVRPASWVKVLIYVSIPWAVSIHTVTAFLYAGLPGRYFWHDSLLAASFLSGAFAAGPALLLLILMIVQKVSDLKIPKEAIQTMTKIITYAWAINLFMVLLKIFSAYYSQYPAKMAAFDYMFGGYGGEQLMPWMWNFVFLGVVSLALLVIPATRNNPVTMTIALIMVFVAGWIDKGLTLVIGGFIPNPFKVHTEYWPTIPEVFISIGVYAVGLLILTVLYKVALAVQRESAS, from the coding sequence ATGTTGGAAAAAGCGTTACAGGGAAACAAGGCGTACTGGGGGTGGATCGCCACGCTCCTCGTCGTCATCGGTATCGGTTTCGGCTTTTACGTGTATCAGTTGCAGCAGGGCCTGGGCGTCACCGGTCTGAACCGGGACGTTTCCTGGGGACTGTACATCGGACAGCTGACCTACATGGTCGGCATCGCCGCCTCGGCGGTCATGCTGGTCCTGCCCTATTATCTGCACGATCATAAGGCCTTTGGGAAGCTGGTCATCTTCGGCGAGTTTCTGGCCGTCTCCGCGGTTGTCGTCTGTCTGCTGTTCGTCGTTGTCGACCTGGGTCAACCCCAGCGACTGATGAACGTTATCCTTTACCCCACCCCCAACTCGGTCCTGTTCTGGGACATGGTGGTCTTGAACGGATATCTCTTCCTGAACATCATCATCGGCTGGTCGGTGCTGCACGCCGTGAAGAAAGGCGTTCGCCCTGCTTCCTGGGTCAAGGTCCTGATTTACGTGTCCATTCCCTGGGCCGTGAGCATCCACACGGTCACGGCGTTTTTGTATGCCGGCCTTCCCGGACGGTACTTCTGGCATGACTCCTTGCTGGCGGCCAGCTTCCTGTCCGGTGCTTTCGCGGCCGGTCCCGCCCTGCTGCTGTTGATTCTGATGATCGTGCAAAAGGTTTCGGATCTGAAGATTCCCAAGGAAGCGATCCAGACCATGACCAAGATCATCACCTATGCCTGGGCCATCAACTTGTTCATGGTGCTGTTGAAAATCTTTTCCGCCTACTACAGCCAGTACCCCGCGAAAATGGCCGCCTTTGACTACATGTTCGGGGGATACGGTGGAGAGCAGTTGATGCCCTGGATGTGGAACTTCGTGTTCTTGGGAGTTGTCTCTCTCGCTTTACTGGTCATCCCCGCAACCCGGAACAATCCGGTAACCATGACTATCGCCCTGATCATGGTTTTTGTCGCCGGCTGGATCGACAAGGGCCTGACCCTGGTCATCGGCGGATTCATTCCCAACCCCTTCAAGGTGCATACGGAATACTGGCCGACGATTCCCGAGGTTTTCATCTCCATTGGAGTGTACGCCGTGGGCCTGTTGATCCTGACCGTCCTGTACAAGGTGGCCCTTGCGGTACAGCGGGAATCCGCGTCCTAG